Proteins from one Fragaria vesca subsp. vesca linkage group LG6, FraVesHawaii_1.0, whole genome shotgun sequence genomic window:
- the LOC101311894 gene encoding phospholipase A1-IIdelta-like — protein sequence MDTHTTTQTQTPDSTTEPVAGLAWSALLGENNWAGLLDPLDVHLRTLILRCGDFCQGTYDAFNNDANSKYAGSSRYGHANFFDKVMLQDAANYEIAFFLYTTAQVSVPEAFLLHSMSHESWDRESNWIGYVVVTTDQYSKSIGHREIYVAWRGNTRNYEWVNVLGAELVSAEQLLRPENNNTVNKTNSSMNELLPTSMSDRHRG from the coding sequence ATGGATACTCATACCACCACCCAGACCCAGACCCCTGATTCCACTACTGAACCAGTAGCAGGTCTAGCATGGTCAGCTCTCCTCGGAGAAAACAACTGGGCCGGCCTCCTGGACCCGCTGGACGTCCACCTCCGAACCCTGATCCTCCGCTGCGGCGACTTCTGCCAGGGCACCTACGACGCCTTCAACAACGACGCCAACTCCAAGTACGCCGGGTCCAGCCGCTACGGCCACGCCAACTTCTTCGACAAAGTCATGCTCCAAGACGCCGCCAACTACGAGATCGCCTTTTTCCTCTACACCACCGCACAAGTCAGCGTCCCAGAGGCCTTCCTCCTCCACTCCATGTCCCACGAGTCGTGGGACCGCGAGTCTAACTGGATCGGCTACGTCGTCGTCACCACTGACCAGTACAGCAAGTCCATCGGCCACCGCGAAATCTACGTCGCCTGGCGTGGCAACACCCGCAACTACGAGTGGGTCAATGTGCTTGGTGCCGAGCTCGTATCGGCCGAGCAACTGCTCAGGCCGGAGAACAACAACACAGTAAACAAGACCAACTCCTCCATGAATGAGCTGCTTCCGACGTCCATGTCCGATCGCCACCGAGGTTGA
- the LOC101312472 gene encoding probable mitochondrial saccharopine dehydrogenase-like oxidoreductase At5g39410-like, with the protein MGSVAGLGRAYEKLMDLIKRSRYSTEHDETKNLSKELPVTNTNTRREAVLTRYSIVKLHTCIISLIGVLGFCLQLKFPNVSPYTTVHGSQLMNVFIIVTCIYILSLIVMAILADGNNTDLEDLMIQITLLLGSLSLILELLVLISTFGMILLFFWCICLVWFVSKSYRSLKPLFQNAVEHLKGDFGELKQKLVDLNRRLMESNVIAAVVHASQKLNDLIQNHTNELKGREPEFMERMEASYFENAAEKGSLVISACGFDSVPAELGVMFNSRQWEGAAVPNRVEAYLSLESDKRIAGNFGTFESVVLGVTNALRRSRPKKPRPQIPGPSPSKGPIIEHQKKIGLWAVKLPSADAIVVRRTLGALTENPGGLPGRNETDEHIKKREAFWSTVKPAHFGVKIGTKSLLGIIRIMIFGLFLGLLGLFSFGRWLLLKFPSFFSVGLFRKEGPSDEEVRSASFKMWFVGRGFSDRSLVSQGNTKPDMEIVTRVMGPEIGYLTTPIILLQCALIVLSQRDDLPKGGVLPAGIVFGPTDLQERLQENGVTFDVISKNAISH; encoded by the exons ATGGGATCAGTTGCTGGACTCGGTCGTGCTTACGAGAAATTGATGGATCTGATTAAGAGGAGCCGCTATTCGACGGAGCATGATGAAACCAAGAACCTCAGCAAGGAGCTACCAGT CACCAACACAAACACAAGGAGGGAGGCTGTTCTTACGAGATATTCCATAGTGAAATTGCATACATGCATAATATCTCTGATCGGCGTCTTGGGATTCTGCCTGCAACTCAAGTTTCCCAATGTGTCTCCATACACGACGGTCCACGGCTCTCAGCTGATGAACGTATTCATCATTGTGACATGCATTTACATCCTCTCTTTGATTGTGATGGCAATTCTGGCCGATGGCAATAACACAGATTTGGAAGATCTGATGATCCAAATCACCCTCTTACTTGGAAGTCTATCCCTGATATTAGAGCTGCTCGTCCTGATTTCAACTTTCGGAATGATCTTACTCTTCTTCTGGTGCATCTGCCTTGTATGGTTCGTGAGCAAGTCTTACCGGTCTCTGAAACCACTCTTCCAAAATGCAGTTGAGCATCTCAAAGGAGACTTTGGAGAATTGAAGCAGAAACTCGTTGATTTGAATCGCCGATTAATGGAAAGTAATGTAATCGCAGCAGTTGTTCATGCCTCTCAGAAATTGAATGACCTGATCCAGAACCACACCAATGAG CTCAAGGGAAGAG AGCCGGAGTTCATGGAGAGGATGGAGGCGAGTTACTTTGAAAATGCGGCGGAGAAGGGTAGTTTGGTCATTTCGGCATGCGGGTTTGACTCTGTTCCGGCGGAGCTTGGAGTGATGTTTAACTCGAGGCAGTGGGAGGGGGCGGCGGTACCGAATAGGGTGGAGGCTTATTTGAGCTTGGAGAGTGATAAGAGGATTGCGGGGAACTTTGGGACGTTTGAGTCGGTGGTGTTGGGTGTGACCAATGCGCTCCGGCGGTCCAGGCCAAAAAAACCGAGGCCGCAA ATTCCTGGTCCTTCTCCTTCTAAAGGACCAATTATTGAACACCAGAAAAAGATTGGTCTTTGGGCTGTGAAGCTACCTTCAGCAGATGCTATTGTTGTACGAAGAACACTTGGTGCTTTGACTGAAAATCCTGGTGGTCTTCCAGGGAGGAATGAGACTGATGAACATATTAAGAAAAGAGAAGCCTTCTGGTCAACAGTGAAGCCAGCTCATTTTGGGGTGAAGATAGGCACCAAGTCTCTGTTGGGCATTATTCGGATCATGATTTTTGGACTCTTTCTTGGGCTCTTGGGTCTATTTTCCTTTGGGAGGTGGCTGCTTTTAAAGTTTCCCTCATTCTTCAGTGTTGGATTGTTCAGAAAGGAGGGTCCATCTGATGAGGAGGTGAGAAGTGCTTCTTTTAAGATGTGGTTTGTTGGACGTGGTTTCAGCGACAGGAGTCTTGTTTCTCAGGGAAACACAAAACCTGATATGGAAATAGTAACAAGAGTTATGGGACCTGAAATTGGATACCTAACGACCCCGATAATTCTACTTCAATGTGCTCTTATTGTTCTGAGCCAACGTGACGACCTTCCAAAGGGAGGAGTTCTCCCAGCTGGGATTGTATTTGGACCAACTGATCTTCAAGAAAGGCTTCAAGAAAATGGAGTTACTTTTGATGTTATATCGAAGAATGCTATTTCTCATTAA